In Campylobacter vulpis, a genomic segment contains:
- a CDS encoding PD-(D/E)XK nuclease family protein, producing MKLYIFSSSRKIKEYYQQSKNINALISQALSVAEFLDKICLNQGFKASAYEQLLLMQEACKKSKDLEQKLGISTEFFSFLKNNEYLFSFFRELALENKSIKDLQNSDYYASYNEHLEILDCVFQNYLNLLKRENLYDDLSLPLSYTLDLDFLEDYESIIYDLEGFLSRFELSLLLQIAKHKELILRFKTSKFNLAYFKELPFLKDVNLKENYHYEFNITQNILLKQEPLKPKSSFIKVQQFELRILQAAFVFDEISSFIRAGLRAEDIVVITPDEGFCDFLRLLDQNNMLNYASGISIKESLFYQSLRSLYESANLDDFYFNENKNYFDEAPNFDLHNSLLHYFKLDFKEFKEHFTKECEFSYFETLIKQFLANENSELSLFVEKELFFIKNLLSNQKLNLKQLLELFFIQISSFKQSYVGGGAVTAMGILESRGLSFDGVIVVDFNEDLIPKRSVNELFLNNEVRSKAGLISYEKRENLQRFYYEQLFKNAKKISISYVENEEKSKSRLLEELDFRLDFAKDLSQKAYLNALKLNYQAKKINLEPPQAPKLKHNLFATPLSYSRLTLFLESKRTYFYKYIKHLKEPRELKMDIKEQNDRKRLKNLGIFVHYILELYYKHYDFFDEKLFASLLEKEGQKEGLDALDLELLKIKFKEFAKKEQEHFKQGYHIKHLELNVDKSIILEGQKIELTGKIDRIDSNERFKELILDYKSGKIPEKSYQLAFYKLLYDENADAAFYDLNDFELKEGKDTKSVLALKEELEKLLKEVDKEIVFENEKSDFCPYKLLYEKDLK from the coding sequence ATGAAACTTTATATTTTTAGCTCTTCAAGAAAGATTAAAGAATATTATCAGCAAAGTAAAAATATAAATGCTCTTATTAGTCAAGCTTTAAGTGTGGCGGAATTTTTGGATAAAATTTGTCTCAATCAAGGCTTTAAGGCAAGTGCTTATGAGCAATTATTACTTATGCAAGAAGCGTGTAAAAAAAGTAAGGATTTAGAACAAAAGCTTGGAATTTCAACCGAATTTTTTTCCTTTTTGAAAAATAATGAATATCTTTTTTCCTTCTTTAGAGAACTTGCACTGGAAAATAAGAGCATTAAGGACTTACAAAATAGTGATTATTATGCGAGTTACAATGAGCATTTAGAAATTTTAGACTGCGTTTTTCAAAATTATCTAAATCTTTTAAAAAGAGAAAATTTATACGATGATCTTTCTTTACCTCTTTCTTACACTCTTGATTTGGACTTTTTGGAAGATTATGAAAGTATTATTTATGATTTGGAGGGCTTTTTAAGTCGTTTTGAGCTTTCTTTACTTTTACAAATAGCAAAGCACAAAGAGCTTATTTTGCGTTTTAAAACAAGTAAATTTAATCTCGCTTATTTTAAAGAGCTGCCCTTTTTAAAAGATGTAAATTTAAAAGAAAACTATCATTATGAGTTTAACATCACGCAAAATATTTTATTAAAGCAAGAGCCTTTAAAGCCTAAAAGCTCCTTTATAAAAGTTCAGCAATTTGAGCTTAGGATTTTACAAGCGGCTTTTGTTTTCGATGAAATTTCATCTTTTATAAGAGCGGGTTTGAGGGCGGAGGATATTGTCGTCATTACGCCAGATGAGGGCTTTTGCGATTTCTTACGCCTTTTGGATCAAAATAATATGCTTAATTATGCAAGTGGGATTAGCATCAAAGAAAGCCTATTTTATCAAAGCTTAAGAAGTCTTTATGAGAGTGCAAATTTGGACGATTTTTATTTTAATGAAAACAAAAATTATTTTGATGAAGCACCAAATTTCGACCTACACAATAGCCTTTTGCATTATTTTAAGCTTGATTTTAAGGAATTTAAGGAGCATTTTACTAAAGAGTGTGAATTTTCTTATTTTGAAACCTTGATTAAGCAATTTTTGGCAAATGAAAATAGCGAATTAAGCCTTTTTGTAGAAAAGGAGCTTTTTTTCATCAAAAATTTACTTAGCAATCAAAAATTAAACCTAAAGCAACTTTTAGAGCTTTTTTTCATACAAATTTCTTCCTTTAAACAAAGCTATGTTGGGGGTGGGGCTGTTACTGCTATGGGGATTTTAGAAAGTAGGGGACTTAGTTTTGATGGGGTGATTGTTGTGGATTTTAATGAAGATCTTATCCCAAAAAGAAGTGTTAATGAGCTATTTTTAAATAATGAAGTGCGTTCCAAAGCGGGGCTTATAAGCTATGAAAAAAGAGAAAATTTGCAAAGATTTTATTATGAACAGCTTTTTAAAAATGCTAAAAAAATTAGCATTTCTTATGTAGAAAATGAGGAAAAAAGCAAATCGCGTCTTTTAGAAGAGCTTGATTTTAGACTTGATTTTGCTAAGGATTTAAGTCAAAAGGCGTATTTAAATGCCTTAAAATTAAACTATCAAGCAAAGAAAATCAACTTAGAGCCGCCTCAAGCGCCCAAATTAAAACACAATCTTTTCGCCACACCCCTTTCTTACTCAAGGCTGACTTTATTTTTAGAGTCTAAACGCACTTATTTTTATAAATATATCAAGCATTTAAAAGAGCCAAGAGAGCTAAAAATGGACATAAAAGAGCAAAATGATAGAAAGAGGCTTAAAAATTTAGGTATTTTTGTCCATTATATTTTGGAGCTTTATTATAAACATTATGATTTTTTTGATGAAAAGCTTTTTGCTTCCTTGCTTGAAAAAGAGGGGCAAAAAGAGGGACTTGACGCTCTTGATTTAGAACTTTTAAAGATAAAATTTAAAGAATTTGCAAAAAAGGAACAGGAGCATTTTAAGCAGGGCTACCATATTAAGCATTTAGAACTTAATGTGGATAAAAGCATTATTTTAGAGGGTCAAAAGATAGAGCTTACAGGTAAGATTGACCGCATTGATTCAAATGAGCGTTTTAAAGAGCTGATTTTAGATTATAAAAGTGGGAAAATTCCCGAAAAATCCTACCAACTCGCTTTTTATAAGCTTTTATATGATGAAAACGCCGATGCCGCTTTTTATGATTTAAATGATTTTGAGCTTAAAGAGGGTAAAGACACAAAAAGCGTTTTAGCTCTTAAAGAGGAGCTTGAAAAGCTTTTAAAAGAGGTGGATAAAGAAATTGTTTTTGAAAATGAAAAAAGCGATTTTTGTCCGTATAAATTACTTTATGAAAAAGATTTAAAATGA
- a CDS encoding DUF4006 family protein, with protein MENTNRCVFSLSGVTGMLIATVLLLAILVGLTIWGIKAQQDVMQKPYKLENPQAVKMIGSKEQDHMIIKDVK; from the coding sequence ATGGAAAACACTAATCGTTGCGTATTTTCACTTTCGGGTGTTACGGGTATGCTTATAGCGACAGTTTTATTATTGGCGATTTTAGTTGGGCTTACTATTTGGGGCATTAAGGCACAGCAAGATGTTATGCAAAAGCCTTATAAACTTGAAAATCCACAAGCGGTTAAAATGATAGGCTCTAAAGAACAAGACCATATGATTATAAAGGATGTAAAATGA
- the ccoN gene encoding cytochrome-c oxidase, cbb3-type subunit I, which translates to MHPGNVLNYDYTVAKYFMFATILFGIVGMAIGTLIAFQMAYPDLNYLAGEYATFSRLRPLHTSGVIFGFMLSGIWATWYYIGQRVLKVSMAESAFLMAVGKLHFWLYMITMILAVISLFLGVSTSKEYAELEWPLDILVVLVWVLWGVSIFGLVGIRREKTLYISLWYYIATFLGIAMLYLFNNMAVPTYFVTGLGNWWHSVSMYAGTNDALVQWWYGHNAVAFVFTVGIIAQIYYFLPKESGQPIFSYKLSLFAFWGLMFVYLWAGGHHLIYSTVPDWMQTMGSIFSIVLILPSWGSAINILLTMKGEWSQLRESPLIKFMILASTFYMFSTLEGPILSIKSVNALAHFTDWIPGHVHDGTLGWVGFMTMAALYHMTPRMFKRELYSKSLMEAQFWVQTTGIVLYFSSMWIAGITQGMMWRATDEYGSLLYTFIDTVEVLMPYYWIRAIGGLLYLLGFFMFVYNIYKSISCGKVLDKEPKSASPMAA; encoded by the coding sequence ATGCACCCAGGTAATGTGTTGAACTACGACTATACGGTAGCAAAATACTTTATGTTTGCGACCATATTGTTTGGAATTGTAGGTATGGCGATAGGAACGCTCATAGCATTTCAAATGGCATATCCTGATTTAAACTATTTAGCAGGTGAGTATGCTACCTTTTCAAGACTTAGACCTTTGCATACTTCAGGCGTTATTTTTGGTTTTATGCTTTCAGGGATTTGGGCTACTTGGTATTATATAGGACAACGGGTTCTTAAAGTTTCTATGGCGGAATCGGCGTTTTTAATGGCAGTAGGTAAGCTTCACTTTTGGCTTTATATGATAACGATGATTTTAGCAGTCATTAGCCTCTTTTTAGGCGTAAGCACTTCTAAAGAATATGCCGAGCTTGAGTGGCCCTTGGATATTTTAGTTGTTTTAGTGTGGGTTTTATGGGGTGTAAGTATTTTTGGACTTGTAGGAATTCGCCGTGAAAAAACTCTTTACATCTCTCTTTGGTATTACATTGCTACTTTTTTAGGTATAGCTATGCTTTATCTTTTCAACAATATGGCAGTGCCGACTTATTTCGTAACAGGACTTGGAAACTGGTGGCATAGTGTTTCTATGTATGCTGGGACAAACGATGCCTTAGTGCAGTGGTGGTATGGACATAATGCCGTTGCCTTTGTTTTCACCGTGGGAATCATCGCTCAAATTTATTATTTCTTACCTAAAGAAAGCGGACAGCCGATTTTCTCCTATAAGCTTTCTTTATTTGCATTTTGGGGCTTGATGTTTGTGTATTTATGGGCGGGAGGGCATCATTTGATTTATTCGACCGTGCCTGATTGGATGCAAACTATGGGTTCGATTTTCTCTATTGTATTAATTTTACCTTCTTGGGGTTCAGCGATTAATATCCTTTTAACGATGAAAGGGGAGTGGAGTCAGTTAAGAGAAAGTCCGCTTATTAAATTTATGATTCTAGCTTCAACTTTCTATATGTTTTCAACCCTTGAAGGACCGATTCTTTCTATCAAATCTGTCAATGCCCTAGCACACTTTACAGACTGGATACCAGGACATGTCCATGATGGCACACTGGGCTGGGTAGGCTTTATGACTATGGCGGCACTTTATCATATGACACCTAGAATGTTTAAAAGAGAGCTTTATAGCAAATCCTTAATGGAAGCACAATTTTGGGTGCAAACAACAGGTATTGTGCTTTACTTCTCATCAATGTGGATAGCAGGGATTACTCAAGGTATGATGTGGAGAGCTACTGATGAATATGGCAGCCTACTTTACACCTTTATCGACACGGTTGAAGTGCTTATGCCTTACTACTGGATAAGAGCAATCGGCGGGTTGTTATATTTGCTAGGATTCTTTATGTTTGTTTATAATATTTACAAATCAATTAGCTGTGGAAAAGTGCTTGACAAAGAGCCAAAAAGCGCTTCGCCTATGGCAGCATAA
- a CDS encoding RecB-like helicase gives MSEFKPFLALEASAGSGKTFALSVRFVALILSGAKIDEILAITFTKKATNEMKKRVIENFLTFDKKEAETKELCKLLAKDKEELIRLRDSKKEEFLRKNLKIYTFDALFSQILRSFALNLGLMSDFESVENSQDLRRTFLKKLSKEELKKLATYILKIDEKEHFFSELESLYQNAYFKSLNITNQPGLSKLQNAYDDLRKYCLNFDNKNLKSNFKSEKLHLKEFLKSPIIDQFEEKKYLRDLAQEDVNFTAKRERFLESLRQYALELENFKIANLMELLKIFIKAKNDLHKNKNILSFSDISRRVLDLIRSDLKDMIYFRLDGRISHLLIDEFQDTSVVQYEILKPIIAELVSGEGVKKNRSFFYVGDKKQSIYRFRNSKKELFDLLRDTFTQIKTESLDTNYRSLGHLIEFVNTQFKNKFENFIPQKILEQNQNKGFVRIVQSEEKDAKKTKQELLKVLKEQLDFLHQKGVLYEKICILCWQNNDANEILEYLKEHKIPAFTQSNILLENKASVRLVLEYAKYCIFGDAFYLEVMREFLGFEPERLQLDLAKSAEENVLYLIRNLKLNLADIALLQFLEYAKQKGNFMELLFSPCPLKMMGEENYGISIMTVHKSKGLEFDYVIVLDRLSKGQNDNEQILLEYDIQKGWELRIKNAFHKAVRDASYQNFLARIEKAQKDDDINKLYVALTRAKNGLIVIKKNPFCVNGNNPSYFNGKGYLDLECCEIGTLNEQTAPKNEEQKEQNALKEFVKIPLQNVEKIKLSEEFHFGNAFHFCMQNLRLPRGENLENVKQKTRDKFRHFLNEDEFNTLFKKVENLLQNKDFQALLQGKKLLKEQSLSFNGELKRLDLLAFDEKEALIIDYKTGEFNAKNAEQITLYKQAIEEILNKQNTRAFLIYCQNEIQILEN, from the coding sequence ATGAGTGAATTTAAGCCTTTTTTAGCCCTAGAGGCAAGTGCTGGCAGTGGAAAAACCTTTGCCTTAAGTGTGCGTTTTGTTGCTTTGATTTTAAGTGGAGCTAAAATTGATGAAATTTTAGCCATTACCTTTACTAAAAAAGCTACAAATGAAATGAAAAAAAGAGTGATAGAAAATTTTTTAACTTTTGACAAAAAAGAAGCCGAAACAAAGGAGCTTTGCAAACTTTTAGCTAAGGATAAAGAGGAGTTAATCCGCTTAAGAGACTCTAAAAAAGAGGAATTTTTAAGAAAAAATCTAAAAATCTATACCTTTGATGCTTTATTTTCTCAAATTTTACGCTCCTTTGCTTTAAATTTAGGCTTGATGAGTGATTTTGAAAGCGTTGAAAATTCTCAAGATCTAAGAAGGACTTTTTTAAAAAAGCTTTCTAAAGAGGAGCTTAAAAAACTGGCAACTTATATTTTAAAAATTGATGAAAAAGAGCATTTTTTTAGTGAGCTTGAAAGCCTTTATCAAAACGCTTATTTTAAAAGTCTTAATATAACAAATCAACCAGGTTTATCCAAGCTTCAAAATGCCTATGATGATTTGAGAAAATACTGCTTAAATTTTGATAATAAAAATTTAAAAAGCAATTTTAAAAGCGAAAAATTACATCTTAAAGAATTTTTAAAAAGTCCTATTATTGACCAATTTGAGGAAAAAAAATATTTGCGAGATTTAGCCCAAGAAGATGTCAATTTTACCGCAAAAAGAGAGCGTTTTTTAGAAAGTCTAAGGCAGTATGCCCTAGAGCTAGAGAACTTTAAAATAGCGAATTTAATGGAGCTTTTAAAGATTTTTATCAAAGCAAAAAATGATTTACATAAAAATAAAAATATTTTAAGCTTTAGTGATATTAGTAGAAGAGTTTTAGACCTTATACGAAGTGATTTAAAGGATATGATTTATTTTAGGCTTGATGGGCGTATTAGTCATCTTTTAATTGATGAATTTCAAGACACTAGCGTTGTGCAATATGAGATTTTAAAGCCTATTATCGCCGAGCTTGTGAGTGGAGAGGGCGTGAAAAAAAATCGCAGCTTTTTTTATGTCGGGGATAAAAAGCAAAGCATTTACCGCTTTAGAAATAGCAAAAAAGAGCTTTTTGACCTACTTAGAGACACTTTTACGCAGATTAAAACAGAAAGCCTTGATACAAATTACCGCTCTTTAGGGCATTTAATCGAATTTGTCAATACTCAATTTAAAAATAAATTTGAAAATTTTATCCCTCAAAAGATTTTAGAGCAAAATCAAAATAAAGGCTTTGTTCGCATAGTGCAAAGTGAGGAAAAAGACGCTAAAAAGACCAAGCAAGAACTTCTTAAAGTTTTAAAAGAACAGCTTGATTTTTTACATCAAAAAGGTGTTTTGTATGAGAAAATTTGCATTTTATGTTGGCAAAATAATGACGCAAATGAAATTTTAGAATATTTAAAAGAGCATAAAATCCCAGCTTTTACACAAAGTAATATTTTGCTTGAAAATAAGGCTAGCGTGCGTTTGGTGTTAGAATATGCAAAATACTGCATTTTTGGCGATGCTTTTTATTTAGAAGTGATGAGGGAATTTTTAGGCTTTGAGCCTGAAAGATTGCAGCTTGATTTGGCTAAAAGTGCCGAAGAAAATGTGCTTTATCTCATTAGAAATTTAAAGCTTAACCTAGCCGATATAGCCTTGCTTCAGTTTTTAGAATATGCCAAGCAAAAGGGCAATTTTATGGAGCTTTTATTTAGCCCTTGTCCTTTAAAGATGATGGGTGAGGAAAATTATGGCATTAGCATTATGACCGTGCATAAATCTAAGGGGCTTGAATTTGACTATGTTATCGTGCTTGATAGACTTTCAAAGGGTCAAAATGATAATGAGCAAATTTTACTTGAATACGACATTCAAAAGGGTTGGGAGCTAAGGATTAAAAATGCTTTTCACAAAGCCGTGCGTGATGCCTCCTATCAAAATTTTTTAGCTAGGATAGAAAAAGCTCAAAAAGATGATGATATTAATAAGCTTTATGTCGCACTTACAAGGGCTAAAAATGGTCTTATTGTCATTAAAAAAAATCCATTTTGCGTTAATGGTAACAATCCAAGCTATTTTAACGGCAAGGGCTATTTAGACCTTGAGTGTTGTGAAATAGGCACTCTTAATGAGCAAACAGCTCCTAAAAACGAGGAACAAAAAGAGCAAAACGCCCTTAAAGAATTTGTTAAAATCCCTCTACAAAATGTCGAAAAAATAAAACTTAGCGAGGAATTTCATTTTGGCAATGCCTTTCACTTTTGTATGCAAAACTTAAGACTTCCAAGGGGAGAAAATTTAGAAAATGTCAAGCAAAAAACAAGGGATAAATTCCGCCATTTCTTAAACGAAGATGAATTTAACACCCTTTTTAAAAAAGTGGAAAATCTACTTCAAAATAAAGATTTTCAAGCCCTTTTACAAGGCAAAAAATTATTAAAAGAGCAGTCGCTTAGTTTTAATGGTGAGCTAAAAAGGCTTGATTTACTTGCTTTTGATGAAAAGGAAGCGTTGATTATTGATTATAAAACGGGTGAATTTAATGCTAAAAATGCCGAGCAAATCACACTTTATAAACAAGCCATTGAAGAAATTTTAAATAAGCAAAACACAAGAGCTTTTTTGATATATTGCCAAAATGAAATTCAAATTTTAGAAAATTAA
- a CDS encoding GIY-YIG nuclease family protein produces the protein MMKQYLYIAQGSLEPSKCKIGITNDLNRRLKEYNSITGISAENSYSYLFAAEVSDMRALERDFKKTFFNLRELEKREIYFYNPTLFDMYVNCI, from the coding sequence ATGATGAAGCAATACCTCTACATCGCACAAGGAAGCTTAGAGCCTAGCAAATGCAAAATAGGCATTACAAACGACCTTAATCGCCGCTTAAAAGAATACAACTCCATTACAGGAATTTCAGCTGAAAATTCGTATAGCTATCTTTTCGCTGCTGAAGTGAGTGATATGAGAGCTTTAGAACGAGACTTTAAAAAAACATTTTTTAATTTAAGAGAGCTTGAAAAAAGAGAAATTTATTTTTATAACCCAACTTTGTTTGATATGTATGTAAATTGCATATGA
- the ccoO gene encoding cytochrome-c oxidase, cbb3-type subunit II: MFAWLEKNPFFFAVAVFIVIAYAGIVEVLPNFADNARPLESKKPYSVLELAGRHIYIKDSCNACHSQLIRPFKSETDRYGMYSVSGEFAYDRPFLWGSKRTGPDLARVGNYRTADWHENHMLDPTSVVPGSIMPAYKHMFSNNADIETAYAEALTVKKVFNVPYDVEGQTKLGTWEEAQEEVKAQAAVIVEQMKNQEVKDAFARGEIKEIVALIAYLNSLK, encoded by the coding sequence ATGTTTGCTTGGTTAGAAAAAAATCCATTCTTTTTTGCTGTGGCAGTTTTTATCGTCATTGCTTATGCGGGTATTGTTGAAGTTTTACCAAATTTCGCAGATAATGCAAGACCTCTTGAGAGCAAAAAGCCTTATTCTGTTTTAGAACTTGCTGGGCGTCATATTTATATTAAGGATAGTTGTAATGCTTGCCATTCTCAGCTTATCCGTCCATTTAAGTCTGAAACAGACCGCTATGGAATGTATTCTGTGAGTGGCGAATTTGCCTATGATAGACCATTTTTATGGGGTTCAAAAAGGACGGGACCTGATTTAGCAAGAGTGGGGAATTATAGAACAGCAGATTGGCACGAAAATCATATGCTAGACCCTACTTCTGTGGTGCCTGGTTCTATTATGCCAGCTTATAAGCATATGTTTAGCAATAATGCCGACATTGAAACAGCCTATGCGGAGGCACTCACAGTAAAAAAAGTCTTTAATGTCCCTTATGATGTAGAGGGGCAAACAAAGCTTGGCACTTGGGAAGAAGCACAAGAGGAAGTTAAGGCTCAAGCGGCTGTCATTGTGGAGCAGATGAAAAATCAAGAGGTTAAAGACGCTTTTGCTAGAGGGGAGATCAAAGAAATCGTTGCTTTGATAGCCTATTTAAATAGTTTAAAGTAA
- a CDS encoding cytochrome c oxidase, cbb3-type, CcoQ subunit: protein MQDLEIFFSVIGQLLSFNLSGIEKHEWEIFQGYGFFSLVVFLVVVLYAYWFHLYRSEKRGERNYEKYADLALNDELDDRILENKRSA, encoded by the coding sequence ATGCAGGATTTAGAAATTTTTTTTAGCGTAATAGGACAGCTTTTAAGCTTTAATTTATCTGGTATAGAAAAACACGAATGGGAGATTTTTCAAGGCTATGGCTTTTTCTCCCTTGTTGTTTTTTTAGTCGTTGTTTTATATGCGTATTGGTTTCATCTTTATAGAAGCGAAAAAAGAGGTGAAAGAAATTATGAAAAATATGCCGACCTTGCTTTAAATGATGAACTTGATGACCGTATTTTAGAAAATAAAAGGAGTGCTTGA
- the ccoP gene encoding cytochrome-c oxidase, cbb3-type subunit III produces MQWLNLEDNINLLSLIGAILIILITLVVVARIFQQMKEKKGNAELSEHNWDGIGEYKNPLPIGWAVVFFLTIVWAIWYFLWGYPLNSYSRIGEYNEEVAAHTAKFEEKFKNLSKEDKIAMGQNLFLVQCSQCHGITADGINGKAQDLTLWGSEEGLIDVITKGSKGMGYLMGEMAPAADLGISEEDIPAVAAYVAKEISAIKKTANENLVARGKEVFATCVTCHGEDGTGVIGGEVMAPDLTKYGSAEFVVEVLNRGKNGAIGSMPKFNSDLLSDIQKQAVGEYVISLSRGE; encoded by the coding sequence ATGCAATGGTTAAATTTGGAAGATAATATCAATCTTTTGTCTTTGATTGGTGCGATTCTTATTATCCTAATCACGCTTGTGGTGGTAGCTAGAATTTTCCAACAAATGAAAGAAAAAAAAGGCAATGCCGAATTAAGTGAGCATAATTGGGACGGCATAGGTGAATATAAAAATCCTCTACCTATAGGCTGGGCGGTTGTATTTTTTCTCACTATTGTTTGGGCAATTTGGTATTTTTTATGGGGGTATCCTTTGAATTCTTACTCAAGAATAGGCGAATATAATGAGGAAGTCGCTGCTCACACAGCTAAATTTGAAGAAAAATTTAAAAATCTCTCTAAGGAAGATAAAATTGCTATGGGGCAAAATTTATTCTTAGTGCAATGCTCCCAGTGCCACGGAATCACCGCTGATGGGATTAATGGCAAGGCGCAAGATTTAACGCTTTGGGGTTCAGAAGAAGGGCTTATCGATGTCATCACTAAAGGCTCTAAGGGTATGGGATATCTTATGGGAGAAATGGCTCCGGCAGCTGATTTAGGTATTAGCGAGGAGGATATCCCAGCCGTAGCTGCCTATGTAGCAAAAGAAATTTCAGCCATTAAAAAAACAGCAAATGAAAACTTAGTTGCTAGAGGTAAAGAAGTGTTTGCTACTTGTGTAACTTGCCACGGCGAAGATGGCACGGGTGTTATAGGGGGCGAGGTTATGGCTCCTGATTTAACAAAATATGGCTCTGCTGAATTTGTGGTTGAAGTTTTAAATAGAGGCAAAAATGGTGCAATTGGCTCTATGCCTAAATTTAATAGCGATCTTTTAAGCGATATTCAAAAACAAGCTGTTGGCGAATATGTCATTTCTCTTTCAAGGGGTGAGTAA